The Candidatus Dependentiae bacterium genome contains the following window.
TATTACCTTTTTCATTCTTACACGGAATCACCACAGAAACGGTATAATCCTGCGCATCACGCTTAATGAACATCGGACGTGCAACAATTGATTGATGCAAACATAAACGATTTATGCCAGGAATATGTTTTATGAAAGCGTTAAACAGTGTAGAAATTAACGGGATATATACCGGCAACAACATAAAATGTGATTGGTGTACAACTTGATAATTTGAAAGATAAAGAACATGTGCAATATCTTCTTGTGTGAGCCAATTTTTGAATTCTGTTTTTCGACGCAATCCGATCTTTTGTGTTAAACGTAAAATAGGTTCCCAAATAGATGAATATGAATCAATAACAATGCGTGTGCCCGCATGACAAAAAGGTTTTAATGATTCAAATAACGCCTGAATATCATACGTATCCATAGTAATTGATGAAAGCATAATATAATCAAATGGCTCTTTTTCATCTAAATCTGCAATGGTACCGGTATAAAAATGATGGCGAGAATAAGTTTCCTTAGCTTCTTGAATCACCATAGGATCCACATCAACACCAACGCCATAACTTGGTTTTACCGCATCGAGTAAATAACCATTTTTGCATTGCAATGCCAAAACACGCATTCCCTCAGGAATAGTAAACCGATAGAATTTTTTCAATCTATGATGATAATAATGATTTTTTTCAAGCCAATACGAAAACGGTTTATAATCTTCAGGTATTTTTTTTAGCGCTCGTTGTTTAGGCACATCTTGATTCAACGAACCTTGGCTCAACGAATCTTGATTCAGCGGATCGTGATTCAGCGGATCGTGATCAAAATGATGTAACTGATCTTTTATAGGCTCTTTTTTTGTTTTTTGCTTTTCTTGAATTCCCATTACATTCATAACCTTTATGTTTTGCACATACTACACTCTCGGCACCTATGCTACACTTTTTTTGTAATTTGGCCAATACCAATTACAGACTCACCATTGTATTTACGCGTGCAAAGCGTCCTGCAAGAAACGCTTATAATAATCAACAGGATTTAAATTTGATGGTTTTCGCGTGACATTATAATCTTTATCATCAAATGCAATAATCTTCTTTTGATATGGTGACTGCCAATGATCAAAATGACAATACGCCGGTGACAAAATCTTGGTCGGTTCAAAATCAATAAAATAACGATTGATATGACTTTCATCATTTGCCCAAGCAACATAACCTCGTGCCAAATCAATATGTATACGCTCACTTGCTGTTTGAGTCAACTGTATAAAGGCATCTTTTGTTCCCCCATAAAACGCACCGGCATAATAATGCACTCCCTCATTTGCATGCACATATGCGGTGGAAATAGGATTTGCTTCATATGGTTTTATCATATCAAACAAATGCACTGATAATATAGTCGCAACGCGATCAGACAAAATTTCATCCCCTACTGCTTGCCCAAATGCCATATCAGCATCAATTGCATACACATAATCTAAATGAGCAAATTTATCTTTATTTTTATAGTATATTTCAAAACGCATCATACTATCATATGGCCATCCCATCTGCTCTTGATACACAGTTGTACATTTTTTGTGTTCATAAGGACTATCGGTAAAAACAAAATAAGTTACATCATGATTGGATAAAAAATAAGCATCTGCCGAATGTAATAATCTATCAACATA
Protein-coding sequences here:
- a CDS encoding glycosyltransferase, whose amino-acid sequence is MQNIKVMNVMGIQEKQKTKKEPIKDQLHHFDHDPLNHDPLNQDSLSQGSLNQDVPKQRALKKIPEDYKPFSYWLEKNHYYHHRLKKFYRFTIPEGMRVLALQCKNGYLLDAVKPSYGVGVDVDPMVIQEAKETYSRHHFYTGTIADLDEKEPFDYIMLSSITMDTYDIQALFESLKPFCHAGTRIVIDSYSSIWEPILRLTQKIGLRRKTEFKNWLTQEDIAHVLYLSNYQVVHQSHFMLLPVYIPLISTLFNAFIKHIPGINRLCLHQSIVARPMFIKRDAQDYTVSVVIPCKNEKGNIEAAVKRTPQMGKFTELIFVDGNSVDGTLDEMKRVAKKYPDRSISIHVQKGKGKGDAVRLGFDYAIGDIVMILDADLTAPPEEIPKFYYALIENKGECINGSRLVYNMETGAMRLLGFFANYFFGRLFSWLLGQRVKDTLCGTKVLWKEDYQLIARNRSFFGNFDPFGDFDLLFGAAKLNLKIVDMPVHYKDRTYGTTQIRKFYCLWILLGMCALAMKKLKFR